One stretch of Vogesella indigofera DNA includes these proteins:
- a CDS encoding TrkH family potassium uptake protein codes for MLKILPVIHVLAKLIMLFSGTFAFPALVSWYYDDGTLPYFARAAAVSGIAGLLLWIATARFERELKPKDGFILVTLLWVTFAVTACLPMLFYLPGMSVTNAFFESMSALTTTGATTMQGLDRLPPSINFWRHFLTWLGGMGIIVLAVAVLPLLGIGGMQLYKAETPGPMKDNKLAPRIGQTAKNLWYVYSALTLACYASLLLAGMAPLDALCHAFTAVALGGFSTKDSSISHFDSWQIEAVLCVFMILAAMNFATHFLSWQRRSLKSYWHDIEARYVVLLLLGSILAMSLYLWWQQIYTFTTALRYVSFNLISVATDTGYASTDYAQWPIFVPLWMLFLSCLTVSSGSTGGGIKMIRTLILTRQGYREMSTLLHPKAVLPLKIGNRVIPESVAFSVLGFIFVYFMSVVVFTFVLIGSGLDFITAFTASLACINNIGPGLGQIGPTGNYAGLSDFQTWVCTLAMLVGRLEVFSVLILFTPTFWRK; via the coding sequence ATGCTGAAAATCCTGCCCGTCATTCACGTCCTCGCCAAGCTGATCATGCTGTTTTCCGGCACCTTCGCCTTTCCGGCGCTGGTGTCCTGGTATTATGACGACGGTACGCTGCCCTACTTTGCCCGCGCCGCGGCCGTCAGCGGCATCGCCGGCCTTCTGCTGTGGATCGCTACCGCCCGCTTCGAACGCGAACTGAAACCGAAGGACGGCTTCATCCTGGTGACGCTGCTGTGGGTCACCTTTGCCGTCACCGCCTGCCTGCCTATGCTGTTCTACCTGCCGGGCATGTCGGTGACCAATGCCTTTTTCGAGTCGATGTCGGCGCTGACCACCACCGGCGCCACCACCATGCAGGGACTGGACCGGCTGCCGCCGTCGATCAACTTCTGGCGTCACTTCCTGACCTGGCTTGGCGGCATGGGCATCATCGTGCTGGCGGTGGCGGTGCTGCCGCTGCTGGGCATCGGCGGCATGCAGCTGTACAAGGCGGAAACCCCCGGCCCGATGAAGGACAACAAGCTGGCACCGCGCATCGGCCAGACCGCGAAGAACCTGTGGTATGTGTACTCGGCGCTGACCCTCGCCTGCTACGCCAGCCTGCTGCTGGCCGGTATGGCACCGCTGGACGCGCTGTGCCACGCCTTTACCGCGGTGGCGCTGGGCGGCTTCTCCACCAAGGACAGCAGCATCAGCCACTTCGATTCTTGGCAGATCGAGGCGGTGCTGTGCGTGTTCATGATCCTGGCGGCGATGAACTTCGCCACCCACTTCCTCAGCTGGCAGCGCCGCAGCCTGAAAAGCTACTGGCACGACATCGAGGCACGCTACGTGGTGCTGTTGCTGCTGGGCAGCATCCTGGCGATGAGCCTGTACCTGTGGTGGCAGCAGATCTACACCTTCACCACCGCGCTGCGCTACGTGTCGTTCAACCTGATCTCGGTGGCCACCGATACCGGCTACGCCAGCACCGACTACGCACAGTGGCCGATATTCGTGCCACTATGGATGCTGTTCCTGTCCTGCCTCACCGTCAGCTCCGGCTCCACCGGCGGCGGCATCAAGATGATCCGCACCCTGATCCTGACGCGACAGGGCTACCGCGAGATGAGCACCCTGCTGCACCCGAAAGCGGTGCTGCCGCTGAAGATCGGCAACCGCGTGATTCCAGAGTCGGTCGCCTTTTCGGTGCTGGGTTTCATCTTTGTCTACTTCATGAGCGTGGTGGTGTTTACCTTCGTGCTGATCGGCAGCGGGCTGGATTTCATCACCGCCTTTACCGCCAGCCTGGCCTGCATCAACAACATCGGCCCCGGGCTGGGGCAGATCGGCCCGACCGGGAACTACGCCGGCCTCAGCGATTTCCAAACCTGGGTGTGCACTCTGGCCATGCTGGTGGGCCGCCTTGAGGTGTTCAGCGTCCTGATTTTGTTTACCCCTACTTTCTGGCGAAAATGA
- a CDS encoding heavy metal translocating P-type ATPase: protein MSAPCFHCGLPVPADADYPVRYRQLHEHTCCAGCQAVAQTIIDAGLDDYYQHRTEGGRQAEALPAELLQQMQLYDNDELQKSFVHLESEQVREAALMLEGITCAACVWLNEQQLRRLPGVLTVDINYATHRARVRWDNDRLQLSAILEAIAAIGYRAHPYDASRQEALHQKERKQALNRLWVAGLSMMQVMMYAVPVYMAPDGEIEAQYLWLLHWASFVLTVPVVIYSAIPFYRATWRDLKTRRAGMDTPVTIGILTAFFASFWALINRIEHGIYFDSVSMFVFLLLGGRYLESVARRKTGEATERLVKLLPAFAHRLDNWPASRDSSEVAAANLALGDLLLVKPGETIPADGIIRDGQSSIDESLLSGESLPVARRSGEEVVAGSVNSASPLVIEVNRIGQGTRLAGIVRLLDQALAEKPRLALLADRFASVFVAALLLVALATFAGWYWYEPARALWITVAVLVISCPCALSLATPAALTAATGHLAQLGVLTARGHALETLSKISDVVFDKTGTLTHGRMQLLQLQTFGALDNDAALALAAAMESGSEHPIARALLAANQAPLPVLSELGNTPGQGITARLQDTVWRLGRPEFVSSRAPIIPADWPTTATCIALGHDDEIVALFAIGDQPRAEAAAVVQQLQRRGLTLHLLSGDAAPAVEHLAANLGLDHARAAATPEDKLAYVSQLQQQGRRVLMIGDGVNDAPVLARADVSLAMGGGTDVARASGDLILIHDELGRLPATLALAQRTMHIIRQNLWWAALYNLLALPLAIAGWITPWLASLGMALSSLLVVGNALRLIKRDK from the coding sequence ATGAGCGCACCCTGTTTCCACTGCGGGCTTCCCGTCCCCGCCGATGCCGACTATCCCGTCCGTTACCGCCAACTCCACGAGCACACCTGCTGCGCCGGCTGCCAGGCCGTGGCGCAGACCATCATCGATGCCGGGCTGGATGACTACTACCAGCACCGCACCGAAGGCGGCCGCCAGGCCGAGGCGCTGCCGGCCGAGCTGCTGCAACAGATGCAGCTGTACGACAACGACGAACTGCAGAAAAGCTTTGTCCACCTCGAAAGCGAACAGGTCCGCGAAGCGGCGCTGATGCTGGAAGGCATTACCTGCGCCGCCTGCGTCTGGCTCAACGAGCAGCAACTGCGCCGCCTGCCCGGCGTGCTGACGGTGGACATCAACTACGCCACCCACCGCGCCCGCGTGCGCTGGGACAACGACCGGCTGCAGCTGTCCGCCATCCTGGAGGCCATCGCCGCCATCGGCTACCGCGCCCACCCCTACGACGCCTCGCGCCAGGAAGCGCTGCACCAGAAGGAGCGCAAGCAGGCGCTGAACCGGCTGTGGGTCGCCGGGCTGTCGATGATGCAGGTGATGATGTACGCGGTGCCGGTGTACATGGCGCCGGACGGCGAGATCGAGGCGCAATACCTGTGGCTGCTGCACTGGGCCAGCTTCGTGCTGACCGTACCGGTGGTGATCTACTCCGCCATCCCGTTCTACCGCGCCACCTGGCGCGACCTGAAGACACGCCGCGCCGGCATGGACACACCGGTCACCATCGGCATCCTGACCGCCTTCTTCGCCAGTTTCTGGGCGCTGATCAACCGCATCGAGCACGGCATCTACTTCGACTCGGTGTCGATGTTCGTGTTCCTGCTGCTGGGCGGGCGCTACCTGGAAAGCGTGGCGCGGCGCAAGACTGGCGAGGCCACCGAACGGCTGGTCAAACTGCTGCCGGCGTTCGCCCACCGCCTCGACAACTGGCCGGCCTCGCGCGACAGCAGCGAGGTGGCTGCGGCCAACCTTGCGCTGGGCGACCTGCTGCTGGTCAAACCCGGCGAAACCATCCCCGCCGACGGCATCATTCGCGACGGCCAGTCCAGCATCGACGAATCGCTGCTCAGCGGCGAGAGCCTGCCGGTCGCACGCCGCAGCGGCGAGGAAGTGGTCGCCGGCAGCGTCAACAGCGCCAGCCCGCTGGTGATCGAGGTCAACCGCATCGGCCAGGGCACCCGCCTGGCCGGCATCGTGCGGCTCTTGGACCAGGCGCTGGCGGAAAAACCGCGGCTGGCGCTACTGGCCGACCGCTTCGCCAGCGTGTTTGTCGCCGCGCTGCTGCTGGTGGCGCTGGCCACCTTTGCCGGCTGGTACTGGTACGAGCCGGCGCGCGCGCTGTGGATCACCGTCGCGGTACTGGTGATCTCCTGCCCCTGCGCGCTGTCGCTGGCAACACCGGCGGCACTCACCGCCGCCACCGGCCACTTGGCGCAGTTGGGCGTGCTCACCGCCCGCGGCCATGCACTGGAAACGCTGAGCAAGATCAGCGACGTGGTGTTCGACAAGACCGGCACCCTCACCCACGGCCGCATGCAGCTATTGCAACTACAGACCTTCGGCGCGCTCGACAACGACGCCGCGCTGGCACTGGCGGCGGCGATGGAGTCCGGCTCCGAACACCCGATCGCGCGGGCGCTGCTGGCCGCCAACCAAGCGCCGCTGCCGGTACTCAGCGAACTGGGCAACACCCCCGGTCAGGGCATCACCGCCCGCCTGCAGGACACCGTCTGGCGCCTGGGGCGACCGGAATTCGTCAGCAGTCGCGCACCAATCATCCCGGCCGACTGGCCGACGACGGCGACCTGCATCGCGCTGGGCCACGATGACGAGATCGTCGCCCTGTTCGCCATCGGCGACCAGCCGCGCGCCGAGGCCGCCGCCGTGGTGCAGCAACTGCAGCGCCGCGGCCTGACCCTGCACCTGCTGTCCGGCGACGCCGCCCCTGCAGTCGAACACCTTGCGGCCAACCTTGGCCTGGATCACGCCCGTGCCGCGGCCACGCCGGAAGACAAGCTGGCCTACGTCAGCCAGCTGCAGCAACAGGGCCGCCGCGTGCTGATGATCGGCGACGGCGTCAACGACGCGCCGGTGCTGGCGCGCGCCGACGTGTCGTTGGCGATGGGCGGCGGTACCGATGTCGCCCGCGCCAGCGGCGACCTGATCCTGATCCACGACGAACTGGGGCGCTTGCCGGCGACGCTGGCGCTGGCGCAGCGCACCATGCACATCATCCGCCAGAACCTGTGGTGGGCGGCACTGTATAATCTGCTGGCGCTGCCGCTGGCCATCGCCGGCTGGATCACGCCGTGGCTGGCCAGCCTCGGCATGGCGCTCAGTTCCTTACTGGTGGTGGGTAACGCCCTGCGCCTGATCAAACGGGATAAATGA
- the trkA gene encoding Trk system potassium transporter TrkA translates to MRILILGGGQVGASVAESLTNEGNDVTVVDQDANLLKLLQNRLDIRTVLGNAAHPSVLLNAGAEDAELLLALTRNDDTNLLACALARTQFNIPTCIARIRASDYVEGRHAVLKQFSVDHAICPEQIVTNNLYQLLSYPRALQVLDFGHGIAQLVVARAGSDGKLVGRPLKQIRDDMPDSDSRICAIYRNDKLIVPDGNTVIEANDEVFFIAAKADVPGMLGELRSSEKPVRRVMIAGGGNIGYRLARLLQDDYEVKLIEARGERAVWLSENLDRVLVLHGEATDEALLEDENIDEMDVFCALTNDDEDNVMSTLLAKRMGAHRVIALVNRSSYVDLLEGNRIDVVISPHLSTIGSVLAHLRRGDVVAVHPLRRGAAEAIEVIIHGDEHTSRLVGRKVEDIKMPPGCTLSAVIRGQQVLMAHHDLVLCSEDHLIIFVSRRRQLRQIEKLVQVKMGFF, encoded by the coding sequence ATGAGAATCCTGATTCTGGGAGGAGGACAAGTTGGCGCCAGCGTGGCGGAAAGCCTGACCAACGAAGGCAACGACGTCACCGTAGTCGATCAGGACGCCAACCTGCTTAAGCTGCTGCAGAACCGCCTCGACATCCGTACCGTGCTCGGCAATGCCGCCCATCCGTCGGTGCTGCTCAATGCCGGCGCCGAAGACGCCGAGCTGCTGCTGGCGCTGACCCGCAACGACGACACCAATCTGCTGGCCTGTGCGCTGGCCCGCACCCAGTTCAACATCCCCACCTGTATCGCGCGCATCCGCGCCAGCGATTACGTGGAGGGCCGCCACGCGGTGCTGAAGCAGTTCTCGGTCGATCACGCCATCTGCCCGGAGCAGATCGTCACCAACAATCTGTACCAGCTGCTGTCCTACCCGCGCGCGCTGCAGGTACTGGACTTCGGCCACGGCATCGCCCAGCTGGTGGTGGCCCGTGCCGGCAGCGACGGCAAGCTGGTCGGCCGCCCGCTGAAGCAGATCCGCGACGACATGCCGGACAGCGACTCGCGCATCTGCGCCATCTACCGCAACGACAAGCTGATCGTGCCGGACGGCAACACCGTGATCGAGGCCAACGACGAGGTGTTCTTCATCGCTGCCAAGGCCGACGTGCCGGGCATGCTCGGCGAGCTGCGCAGCAGCGAGAAGCCGGTACGCCGGGTGATGATCGCCGGTGGCGGCAACATCGGCTACCGTCTGGCGCGGCTGCTGCAGGACGACTACGAGGTCAAGCTGATCGAGGCGCGCGGCGAACGCGCGGTATGGCTGTCGGAAAACCTGGACCGGGTGCTGGTGCTGCACGGCGAGGCCACCGACGAGGCACTACTGGAAGACGAGAACATCGACGAGATGGACGTGTTCTGCGCGCTGACCAACGACGACGAGGACAACGTGATGTCCACGCTGCTGGCCAAGCGCATGGGCGCCCACCGTGTCATCGCGCTGGTCAACCGCAGCAGCTATGTCGACCTGCTGGAAGGCAACCGCATCGATGTGGTGATTTCGCCGCACCTGTCCACCATCGGCTCGGTACTGGCGCACCTGCGCCGCGGCGACGTGGTGGCGGTGCACCCGTTGCGCCGTGGCGCCGCCGAGGCCATCGAGGTGATCATTCACGGCGACGAGCACACCTCGCGTCTGGTTGGCCGCAAGGTGGAAGACATCAAGATGCCGCCTGGCTGCACCCTCAGCGCGGTGATCCGCGGCCAGCAGGTGCTGATGGCGCACCACGACCTGGTGCTGTGCAGTGAAGACCACCTGATCATCTTCGTGTCGCGCCGCCGCCAGCTGCGCCAGATCGAGAAGCTGGTGCAGGTCAAGATGGGGTTCTTCTGA
- the ccoS gene encoding cbb3-type cytochrome oxidase assembly protein CcoS, whose translation MESLYLLIPMSIVLVFFIGVLFWWSTRSGQFDDLEGPAHRILMDDDDTSDDAGTPPAAR comes from the coding sequence ATGGAAAGCCTGTATTTACTGATACCGATGAGCATCGTGCTGGTGTTTTTCATCGGCGTGCTGTTCTGGTGGTCGACCCGCTCCGGCCAGTTTGACGATCTGGAAGGCCCGGCGCACCGCATCCTGATGGACGACGACGACACCAGCGACGACGCCGGCACCCCGCCAGCCGCACGCTGA
- the gloA2 gene encoding SMU1112c/YaeR family gloxylase I-like metalloprotein codes for MLLQGIHHVALICRDYAQSRAFYHDILRLPIISEHYRAERESWKLNLALPDGSQLELFSFPSPPPRPSRPEACGLRHLAFRVADLDHVIATLAAANVASEAVRTDEYTGRRFTFIADPDGLPLELYEMPSPC; via the coding sequence ATGCTGCTGCAAGGCATCCACCACGTGGCGCTGATCTGCCGCGACTACGCGCAGAGCCGTGCCTTCTATCACGACATCCTGCGCCTGCCCATCATCAGCGAGCACTACCGCGCCGAACGCGAGTCGTGGAAGCTCAACCTGGCGCTACCCGACGGCAGCCAGCTGGAGCTGTTCAGCTTCCCGTCGCCACCACCCCGCCCCAGCCGTCCGGAGGCCTGCGGCCTGCGCCACCTCGCCTTCCGCGTCGCCGACCTCGACCACGTCATCGCCACGCTGGCTGCGGCCAACGTGGCCAGTGAAGCGGTGCGCACCGACGAATACACCGGCCGTCGCTTCACCTTTATCGCCGATCCGGATGGCCTGCCGCTGGAGCTGTACGAAATGCCGTCGCCATGCTGA